From Armatimonadota bacterium, the proteins below share one genomic window:
- a CDS encoding haloacid dehalogenase codes for MSWEQSVARLKSEMEAKHAAREEALKASRSLIQTCSKCIKNVHRHSFAQAANLLAEARAQAAEARKQVTQHPEIEYAGYLQDAEKELVEAAGCLALALGEPLPSYEDLNVNATSYLNGMGECASEMRRFVLDQMRSGNLDEAERLLGQMDAIYDDLTTFDFPDGLTGGLRRTCDALRAVIERTRSDLTLTKIQQNLIDELKRAQP; via the coding sequence ATGTCCTGGGAACAATCGGTGGCAAGGCTCAAGTCCGAAATGGAGGCCAAGCATGCGGCCCGGGAAGAAGCGCTAAAAGCTTCTCGCTCGCTCATCCAAACCTGCAGCAAATGCATCAAAAACGTCCACCGGCACAGCTTTGCCCAAGCGGCCAATTTGCTGGCCGAGGCTAGGGCCCAAGCGGCCGAAGCGCGCAAGCAGGTGACCCAGCACCCGGAAATCGAATATGCGGGATACCTTCAAGATGCCGAAAAGGAGCTCGTCGAGGCGGCGGGTTGTCTTGCCCTTGCCCTCGGCGAACCCCTGCCCAGCTACGAAGATCTGAACGTCAATGCCACCAGTTACCTCAACGGCATGGGCGAGTGCGCCAGCGAAATGCGCCGATTCGTGTTGGATCAAATGCGTTCCGGAAACTTGGATGAGGCCGAACGCCTTTTGGGCCAGATGGACGCGATCTACGACGACCTGACCACGTTCGATTTCCCAGACGGCTTGACGGGCGGCCTGAGGCGGACTTGCGATGCCCTGAGGGCCGTCATCGAACGCACGCGATCCGACCTCACCCTGACAAAAATCCAGCAAAACCTGATCGACGAGCTCAAACGCGCCCAGCCCTAG
- a CDS encoding alpha/beta hydrolase, with protein MIPAFLAFATIGQDQPERKSSLTGDVRIHEMIPSSVLGVSRTIRVWLPPHYDAGKPGGYPVAYMLDGQNVFDGATSFIPNQEWRADETAQAMVESGLIPPIVIVALDNGGLKRGDEYLPTRAKLNGSEVGGEANKYADYLVSEVKPFIAKQYNVSRDPGHTALVGSSFGGVAAFHIGATRPAEFGLVGAMSPSFWWDDKVLVKNVGGWESVPHLRIWMDAGDEEGPLMVFPTREMRDALVTKGLKSGRDFVYYEEPRAAHNEVAWARRFGFCLQFLFGTRAGRV; from the coding sequence GTGATCCCGGCCTTCCTCGCCTTTGCCACGATCGGGCAAGACCAACCCGAGCGGAAATCCAGCCTGACCGGCGACGTCCGAATCCACGAAATGATCCCGAGCTCTGTCCTTGGGGTTTCTCGGACGATCCGGGTTTGGTTGCCGCCACACTACGATGCCGGCAAACCGGGCGGATATCCCGTGGCCTATATGCTGGATGGCCAAAACGTCTTCGACGGAGCCACCAGCTTTATCCCCAACCAAGAGTGGCGCGCCGATGAAACCGCCCAAGCGATGGTTGAATCCGGTTTGATCCCGCCAATCGTGATCGTCGCCCTGGACAATGGCGGCCTAAAACGTGGCGATGAATATTTGCCCACCAGGGCCAAACTCAACGGTTCCGAAGTGGGTGGGGAAGCCAACAAATATGCGGACTACCTCGTTTCGGAAGTCAAACCGTTTATCGCCAAACAATACAATGTCTCTCGCGACCCAGGGCACACGGCCTTGGTCGGCTCAAGCTTTGGGGGCGTCGCGGCATTCCATATCGGCGCGACACGCCCGGCCGAATTCGGATTGGTTGGAGCGATGTCGCCGAGCTTTTGGTGGGACGACAAGGTTTTGGTCAAAAACGTCGGAGGATGGGAATCTGTCCCTCACCTGCGGATTTGGATGGACGCGGGGGATGAGGAAGGCCCGCTCATGGTTTTTCCAACCCGTGAGATGAGGGACGCCCTCGTTACCAAGGGGCTCAAATCGGGCCGCGACTTTGTTTATTACGAAGAACCCCGGGCCGCACACAATGAGGTGGCCTGGGCAAGACGGTTTGGCTTTTGCCTTCAATTCCTGTTCGGGACTAGGGCTGGGCGCGTTTGA
- a CDS encoding DUF2071 domain-containing protein codes for MDPDPFSLLAGQRLRPTGRALMRQSWCDLAFLHRKVDPQDIQALLPNGLSVDTFDGSAYIGLVAFSMRDVRLEGFPPLPAHRAFLETNIRTYVRDEGGRPGVWFFSLDCDDRLSVRVARRWFGLNYLDAYLTLGGAEGQLIYSGGRQGAPGADYWIRCRLSGTPSPAPLNSLEFWLVERYTLFALRRGRLISGQVCHDPYRIQPLAVEESREGLILATTGLVTGPDWDHAVFSPGVDVEVFGARRVRVGGQ; via the coding sequence GTGGATCCCGACCCGTTTTCGCTGTTGGCGGGGCAAAGGCTCCGTCCGACAGGCCGCGCATTGATGAGGCAAAGCTGGTGCGACCTTGCGTTCCTGCACCGCAAAGTCGATCCACAAGACATCCAAGCGCTGCTTCCAAACGGATTGTCGGTCGACACATTTGATGGATCCGCCTATATCGGGTTGGTTGCCTTTTCCATGCGGGATGTCCGGCTAGAAGGCTTCCCGCCACTTCCGGCACACCGCGCATTTTTGGAAACCAACATCCGGACGTACGTCCGTGATGAGGGTGGGCGACCAGGCGTCTGGTTCTTTTCATTGGATTGCGATGACCGGCTGAGCGTCCGAGTCGCGCGCCGCTGGTTCGGGCTGAACTATTTGGATGCCTATCTCACCCTTGGCGGGGCGGAAGGCCAGCTCATTTATTCAGGCGGGCGGCAGGGAGCCCCCGGAGCGGACTATTGGATCCGGTGCCGCCTTTCTGGCACTCCGAGCCCTGCTCCGTTGAACAGCTTGGAGTTTTGGCTTGTCGAACGCTACACCCTGTTTGCCCTCCGCCGTGGTCGGTTAATCAGCGGGCAGGTATGCCACGATCCGTACCGCATCCAGCCGCTCGCCGTCGAGGAATCCCGCGAAGGTTTGATCCTGGCGACCACCGGATTGGTAACTGGCCCAGATTGGGATCATGCGGTGTTCTCTCCCGGGGTCGATGTCGAGGTGTTTGGGGCCCGCCGTGTCAGGGTGGGCGGACAGTGA
- a CDS encoding amidohydrolase family protein, translated as MVALIAALAPLSILIQGGTIIDGTGAPGFVGDLRIEGQRIVAIARHLEPSPDDLVVPARGLVVAPGFIDAHSHADRGIGDDPLAVSQVTQGITTAVVGQDGIWDKPVKESLAELQALRPAINFAAFSGHGGIRAKVMGDDYKRAATNAEIAEMTKLVQQDMKDGALGLSSGLEYDPGYYSDTKELVAMAKEVAPFGGLYISHMRDEGDRTFEAIAELRSIGLAAGIRSQISHIKLGTASVWGRANEAAAFTQDHLVSADVYPYTYWQSTIAALSPSRDWADRRIWVKALADVGGPGNIRLSKFSPDRSWEGKTIAEISKSTGKDAISVIQEVLERTRDGRGSQSVVVTAMQESDLEVFVKAPRIMFCSDGSIGGSHPRGAGTFPRIFAQFVRGKRLLTIQEAIRKMTSLTARTFGLRDRGELKPNAIADIAVFDPATIQDRATPADPKRLSQGMAFVFVGGRMVLKSGQPTGARPGVAILRNR; from the coding sequence ATGGTTGCCCTCATTGCGGCCCTTGCCCCCCTGTCGATCCTCATCCAGGGCGGGACGATTATCGATGGGACGGGGGCACCGGGGTTTGTCGGGGATCTGCGGATAGAGGGTCAACGAATCGTGGCCATTGCCCGCCATTTGGAGCCGTCACCGGACGACCTCGTTGTGCCGGCCCGCGGCCTGGTTGTGGCACCGGGGTTCATCGATGCCCATTCACATGCCGACCGCGGGATTGGGGACGACCCCTTGGCCGTCAGCCAAGTCACGCAAGGGATCACCACCGCGGTGGTCGGCCAAGACGGAATTTGGGATAAGCCGGTCAAAGAATCTCTGGCTGAACTGCAGGCCCTGCGGCCGGCGATCAACTTTGCCGCATTTTCTGGCCATGGCGGGATCCGGGCCAAGGTGATGGGCGATGATTATAAGCGGGCCGCCACCAATGCCGAAATTGCCGAAATGACAAAGCTGGTGCAGCAAGACATGAAAGACGGGGCATTGGGGCTCAGTTCTGGCTTGGAATATGACCCTGGCTACTACAGCGACACCAAGGAACTTGTGGCCATGGCCAAGGAGGTCGCGCCATTTGGGGGGCTTTACATCTCCCACATGCGCGACGAAGGCGACCGGACATTCGAAGCCATTGCCGAGTTGCGGTCGATTGGTTTGGCAGCGGGCATCCGGTCGCAGATTTCCCACATCAAGCTGGGGACGGCGTCCGTTTGGGGCCGGGCAAACGAAGCGGCCGCTTTCACCCAAGATCACCTCGTTTCTGCGGACGTATATCCTTACACCTATTGGCAATCGACCATTGCCGCGCTCTCGCCGAGCCGTGATTGGGCCGACCGGCGGATATGGGTCAAAGCCTTGGCCGATGTCGGCGGCCCGGGCAACATCCGGCTGTCCAAATTCTCTCCCGACCGGAGCTGGGAGGGCAAGACGATTGCCGAGATTTCCAAATCAACCGGCAAAGATGCCATCTCGGTCATCCAAGAAGTCTTGGAACGGACCAGGGACGGCAGAGGGTCGCAATCGGTTGTTGTGACGGCGATGCAGGAATCAGATTTGGAAGTTTTTGTGAAGGCGCCCCGGATCATGTTCTGCTCCGACGGCAGCATCGGGGGATCCCACCCGCGCGGCGCGGGCACCTTTCCCCGGATCTTCGCCCAGTTTGTGCGGGGCAAACGGCTCCTGACGATCCAAGAGGCAATCCGGAAGATGACATCCCTCACGGCCCGGACATTTGGGCTCCGTGACCGGGGGGAGTTGAAGCCTAACGCCATTGCCGACATCGCCGTCTTCGATCCGGCGACGATCCAAGATAGGGCCACTCCGGCCGACCCCAAGCGGCTCAGCCAAGGGATGGCGTTTGTCTTTGTCGGCGGGAGGATGGTGTTGAAATCGGGTCAGCCGACCGGGGCACGCCCCGGAGTGGCAATCTTGCGCAACCGGTAA
- a CDS encoding tryptophan 7-halogenase, with amino-acid sequence MQREFDVAIIGGGPAGSTAGALVKKYDKAAKVAIFEREVFPRDHVGESQLPAIGPILEEMGVWDKVEAVNFPIKIGATFRWGKTRDLWDFQFIEKERFVEQQRPSKYEGQRLLTAFQVDRAIYDKILLDHAEELGCEVFQGCGVAKVNFEGDSVESLELSDGTTARAGCIIDCSGHVGILRRTLGIEIEQPTSLQNVAFWDYWQNAEWATEIGVGGTFVQVMSLGYGWIWFIPLGPTRTSVGLIIPASYYKKTGQRPEDLYAKALKEDERIAYLMRNAKSEGKFATTKDWSFVSKRHAGANWFLAGEAGGFADPILAAGLTITHVSAKEAACTAIELRRGRFDPDWLKQQYEARQHKRLRNHIRFADFWYTSNGQFQDLQDFTSVLAKESGLDLDPKEAWRWIAQGGFIDEDLRFGAGVYTLETVKNFRHYLRDLEVDSVLEQYNVVHLNLDGAEKVKRAVYGYGEVQEVEAYERDGKILPLTHVIPPIFAMLQADSTLQGVINKMFEMVHHSPFDQGQKNLLLQTSFTALESMLRDGWIKGSFDTRYPRIKTNDVGGGLAWSDETTLGSAK; translated from the coding sequence ATGCAGAGGGAATTCGATGTCGCCATTATTGGAGGCGGGCCCGCCGGTTCAACCGCCGGTGCGCTTGTCAAAAAGTACGACAAGGCCGCCAAAGTCGCGATCTTTGAACGCGAGGTCTTTCCGCGTGACCACGTCGGGGAAAGCCAACTGCCCGCCATCGGCCCGATCCTGGAGGAGATGGGGGTTTGGGATAAGGTCGAAGCCGTCAACTTCCCGATTAAGATCGGGGCGACCTTCCGCTGGGGCAAAACGCGCGACCTGTGGGACTTCCAATTCATCGAAAAAGAACGGTTCGTCGAACAGCAACGCCCTTCCAAATACGAAGGCCAACGGCTCCTGACGGCCTTCCAAGTTGACCGGGCCATTTACGACAAAATCCTCCTCGACCACGCCGAAGAACTGGGGTGCGAAGTGTTCCAAGGTTGCGGCGTGGCCAAAGTCAATTTCGAAGGGGACTCGGTGGAAAGCCTCGAGCTTTCCGATGGCACCACCGCCAGAGCCGGGTGCATCATCGATTGCAGCGGCCACGTGGGCATCCTCCGCCGGACGCTCGGCATCGAAATCGAACAACCCACCAGCCTGCAAAACGTCGCCTTTTGGGATTACTGGCAAAACGCGGAATGGGCGACCGAAATCGGTGTCGGCGGCACCTTCGTCCAGGTGATGTCGCTCGGTTACGGATGGATCTGGTTCATCCCCCTGGGGCCCACCCGCACCAGCGTCGGGCTCATCATCCCCGCCAGCTATTACAAAAAAACCGGCCAACGCCCCGAAGACCTTTATGCCAAAGCCCTGAAGGAAGACGAGCGGATCGCCTATCTGATGCGAAATGCCAAAAGCGAGGGCAAATTCGCCACGACCAAAGATTGGTCATTTGTTTCCAAACGGCACGCCGGAGCCAACTGGTTCTTGGCCGGGGAGGCTGGCGGATTTGCCGACCCCATCCTCGCCGCCGGGCTCACTATCACCCACGTCTCGGCCAAAGAGGCGGCCTGTACGGCGATTGAACTGAGAAGGGGCCGATTCGATCCCGATTGGCTAAAACAGCAGTACGAAGCCCGACAGCACAAGCGTTTGAGGAACCACATCCGGTTCGCCGATTTTTGGTACACCTCCAACGGCCAATTCCAAGACCTCCAAGATTTCACATCGGTCTTGGCCAAAGAGTCCGGCCTGGACCTTGACCCCAAAGAGGCGTGGCGTTGGATTGCCCAAGGCGGGTTCATCGACGAAGACCTCCGTTTTGGGGCAGGGGTCTACACCCTGGAGACCGTCAAGAACTTTCGCCATTACCTCCGAGACTTAGAGGTGGACTCGGTTCTTGAACAGTATAATGTCGTCCACCTCAACCTAGACGGGGCCGAGAAGGTCAAGCGCGCCGTTTACGGGTACGGCGAAGTCCAGGAGGTTGAAGCCTACGAAAGGGATGGCAAGATCCTCCCGCTGACACACGTGATCCCGCCGATCTTTGCGATGCTCCAGGCCGACAGCACCTTGCAAGGCGTCATCAACAAAATGTTCGAAATGGTCCACCACTCCCCGTTTGATCAGGGCCAAAAAAACCTGCTTCTACAGACTTCGTTCACCGCGCTCGAATCGATGCTGCGGGACGGCTGGATCAAGGGTTCTTTCGATACCAGGTATCCGCGGATCAAAACAAACGATGTTGGCGGCGGGCTCGCCTGGAGCGACGAAACCACCTTGGGCTCGGCAAAGTAA
- a CDS encoding RidA family protein, producing MIHPIHPPGFPEPRGHYSPAVVHGGIVYVSGQLPLIDGVPCSADVAAQAGLCLERLEAVLQAAFSDRSHVLKLTVYITDRSYWDPVNQVCREFFGAHRPARSIITCGHLHSRSLIEVDCIAAQIETP from the coding sequence ATGATCCACCCGATCCACCCGCCGGGGTTCCCTGAACCGCGGGGGCACTATTCACCCGCGGTGGTCCACGGCGGGATAGTTTATGTTTCCGGGCAATTGCCGCTCATTGATGGCGTTCCTTGCTCGGCCGATGTTGCCGCCCAAGCCGGCTTGTGCCTGGAGAGATTGGAGGCAGTTTTGCAGGCTGCGTTTTCGGACCGTTCCCACGTGCTGAAACTCACCGTTTACATCACCGACCGGAGTTATTGGGATCCCGTCAACCAGGTGTGCCGCGAATTCTTCGGCGCGCACCGGCCAGCCCGATCCATCATCACATGCGGCCATTTGCACTCCCGGAGCTTGATTGAGGTCGATTGTATCGCCGCGCAAATTGAAACGCCCTAA